In Zingiber officinale cultivar Zhangliang chromosome 3B, Zo_v1.1, whole genome shotgun sequence, a single window of DNA contains:
- the LOC122054778 gene encoding shikimate O-hydroxycinnamoyltransferase-like, producing MVVINVLRSTIVQPAEATPKRRLWLSNLDLVTPHHHTLFVLFYRPDGSANFFDAAVLRDALSQDGRIAIDCNGEGVLFVEADAETTVDDFGDFAPTRELEQLIPKLNADYTNGISAFPLLLLQALPLRLPSFTFSIGGLLANSPSGNFVKQAIEVI from the exons ATGGTTGTGATCAACGTGCTGCGGTCGACGATTGTGCAGCCGGCGGAAGCGACCCCGAAGAGACGGTTGTGGCTCTCCAACCTGGATCTGGTGACGCCGCATCACCACACGCTGTTCGTCTTATTTTACCGTCCGGATGGGTCGGCCAACTTCTTTGACGCGGCGGTGCTGCGCGACGCGCTGTCCCAG GACGGTCGGATCGCGATCGATTGCAACGGTGAGGGGGTGCTGTTTGTGGAGGCGGATGCGGAGACGACGGTGGACGACTTCGGCGACTTCGCACCCACCAGGGAGCTGGAGCAGCTGATCCCAAAACTAAATGCAGACTACACCAACGGCATCTCCGCTTTCCCGCTTTTACTCCTCCAG GCTCTGCCTCTTCGACTACCCTCTTTTACTTTCTCCATTGGTGGTTTGCTTGCTAACAGTCCATCAGGAAACTTTGTCAAGCAGGCCATAGAAGTAATCTGA